The genomic stretch GCGAAGAACCGCCGTCATTGCCTGTGGTCTCTCGTTGCTCGTCGGATGGGCGGCTCGAATCGCTTTAGGGGCTCATTGGCCCAGTGATGTCATCATGTCTTACCTGATCGGGTTTCTTTGGGCCTATTTCCTTATCCGCTTCGTCTATCGCAAATTCGCGGGGAACGCTCGTATTCCATAAAGGACAATGCAGCATGAAAAGAAAGCGGTTCCACCGAACGGCCTGCGTGGCTTTCTGGGGAGTTGCCATGATTTGCTGTTGGCTTCCCTTTTCGGATGTTCCGGCCTTTGCTCAAGGTTCGGAGCAGGATCTAAGAGAGCGTATCGAGCAACTGGAGAAGATGATGCTGGAACAGAGGCGCATCATGGATGCCTACGAGGAAGAGCTGAGAAGCGTGAAGGAAGAACTGAACAGACAAGCCGCGACGATGGATGAGAAGGTGAAAGCAGCCGCGAAAAAGCCTGAATATCAGGAGTACTTGCGTGAAATCATGCAAAGCATTCGCCTCACCGAAAAAGTGGAGACCCCCGAGGAAAAGAGGCTCAGAACGCTGTATGACGAGGGGTTTTATCTCGAAGGCGTCGATGACCAGCTTCGCATCGGAGGCTGGCTGCAGGCGGACTCGAGGTGGTTTCTCGATGGCGATCACCCCGAAAAGGATACTTTTCTCGTCCGGAGGGCCCGGTTGGATATCCGAGGCGTTCTGGAAAACCACTGGGGCTATCGATTGTATGGAACCCTTATAGGAGAACGTAATGGAATCCTCCAGGAAGGATGGCTTGAATACCGGAAATATGGCGGACTTCGCATCCGGGCCGGGCAGGTCCTGGAGCCTTTCAGCCTCGAGGCCGTTTACTCGGCTCGGTGGACCGACTTTATAGAGCGGGCGATGATCGTCAATGCGCTGTCTCCTCAGGAAGATATCGGAATCATGGCCTTCGGCAAAGTGTATCAGGATCAACTGGTCTGGGCCTTGGGTTTTTTCAACGGCCAGGGCCGCAACGAGGACGCCGTTGTGGACGACAAGGACGTTACGCTCCGCCTTGTGTATTCCCCCTTTCTTCATTCAACTTCCCTGAGCTGGCTTAACAATTTATATGTCGGAGGTTCCTTTAGCACGGGCAATAACGAACGGGATCTGTCGGGAACGGAATTCTCCACGCAGGCCTTCACACCCTTTTTCGACTTTGAGCCGGGCGTCACACAGGACGACAGGCTCACCCGTTGGGGTCTCGAAGCGGAATACCTTTACGGCCCGTTCAATTTAAAGACGGAGTATCTCTCCGGTCATTTTGAAACGGTTGGAAACGGTAACGAGTTCGCGGACCTCGATGTGAACGGGTTCTACCTGAATTTGGGATACATATTGACCGGGGAGAATGCGCCGCGTGACCTTCCCATCCATCCTCGATCCGTGTTCGATCCCTCCGAGGGGGGATGGGGCGCTTGGCAGTTGATGGGCCGATACCAGATCCTCACGACCGACGAAGAACTGCTCGATCTGGGACTGGCCACGGGGACCGACCGGGCCCAATCGGCTACCGTCGGTCTAAACTGGTTTCCTAACAGACATATTCGATTCCAGTTCAACTATGACCACGCATGGTTCCAAGACGAAATCACTGTTCAGGGGGTGTCACTGGACAGCGAAGACACCTTCACCACAAGGTTTTTGTACGACTTCTGATTCCCCGGAGCGGATGACGCGATCAAGCTCCAGCCTCTTTCAACGGAACCGAAACGCTCAGCCGGACCAAGAAAATCAAATCGGCGACTTGTTTGGCCTATCGTCGAAAGCCATTCGTTCAATCCAAAAGGCGTCAAGCCCTTACAAGGCGAGGTTCAGCCGTATGCTGACGTTGGTCTTTTTGAGGCAGGAGTATCATGAAACAAGTCTTGCCTGAGACACTTTCCGAAGTCGCGGCCCTGTTTCTCAAGCTCGGCCTGACAGGGTTCGGCGGACCGGCAGCTCACATCGCCATGATGCACGACGAAACCGTGAAGCGGCGTAAGTGGCTGAGCGATCAAGAATTTCTTGATCTTGTGGGGGCCACGAATCTGATCCCCGGTCCCAATTCCACGGAAATGGCGATTCATATCGGTTTCTTGCGTGCACGATGGCTTGGGTTGATTATCGGCGGACTGTGCTTCATCACGCCGGCCATGCTTATCGTGCTGTTGCTGGCATGGGTCTACATGCGCTTTGGTTCCACACCGCAAGCCGAATGGTTGCTGTACGGAATAAAGCCCGTGGTCATTGCAATCATTGTTCAAGCCCTTTGGAGCCTCGGGAAAACAGCCGTCAAAGGCCTGCTTACTGCGACGATCGGAGTCATTGTTATCGTTCTGAACTTTGTGGGCATCAATGAAATCGCCCTGCTGTTCGCCGGTGGATTGACAGTGATGTTGGTCATGAATTATCGGCGTTTAAGAAGACAGGGATTGGTGGCGCTTATTGTTCCAATTAGCGGAGTCGGCGTGTTGACCCGGGTTGCCATTCCCTTAAATCTGCCTCACTTGTTCCTTACTTTTCTCAAGATCGGATCGGTCCTATATGGAAGCGGGTATGTTCTACTTGCTTTTCTCCGTGCCGATTTCGTTGTACGCTTTGGTTGGCTCACTGACCAGCAGTTGATTGACGCCGTCGCCATCGGACAAGTAACTCCCGGCCCGATCTTCACAACGGCCACATTCGTTGGTTACGTCCTTGGCGGCATACCGGGGGCGCTCCTCGCAACACTCGCCATTTTCCTGCCTTCGTTCGTGTTCGTCGCCGTTTCCAACCCTCTGATTCCTTGCATGCGTAAGTCGCCGTGGGTTGGCAGCTTGGTGGACGGCGTGAATGTGGCTTCGCTGGGTTTGATGGCGGCTTTGACCTGGCAACTGACCAGAACTTCGATTGTTGACCCTCTCACTGTTACAACGGGGCTTCTTTCCGCACTGCTCCTCATCCGGTATCAGGTGAGCTCCACGTGGCTTGTCCTCGGTGGGGCCTGCGTGGGGTTGTCAAGGGCGCTATTCTGAAATCTCGGAAAATGCTGCGGCGCATGGTCCGACCGAGCCAAATAGACCTATCCCCGAGCCGCGAAAGCGGCGTATGGGATACTGGAATACAAAATCCGGCAAAATACAGGATCGAGGGTATGGAACAGAAGATGGAACGGGTATTGGATGGGAGCACAGGTACGGCTTCAAAAAAACAACACCAAAGGAGGATGCCATGAATAGAAATCTAGTGGTAGGCTTGTTGGTTGCGGCGGTCTTCTTGGGAACTTCTGCTCTGATGGGGATCCAACCATGCAAGGCTGTGGAAGAGCACCATGAACCCGGCGCCAAAGCAACGGCGCCGGGTGCATCCGAGTCCACGGGTATGATGAAGGGTCCTGCTACAGGCGGCGGCCCGGGGATGATGGGCATGATGGGCCAACCCGAGGAAGAAGACGACCAAGGCATGACGGGCATGACGGGCATGATGGACATGATGGATGACGACATGATGCGCATGATGATGTCGCACATGATGGGCGGACCCGGCGGCATGGGAAAGATGATGGGGCAAATGGGCTCCCTCAGGAGAGGTCATCGCAGGGGCATGGCTCCTATGGCTCGGGTGTTGGACAATTTGAATCTGACGCCGGAGCAATGGGACCAGGTGCGTGGCCTGGCAAGGAAGCGACTGGAGAAGATGGTGGACCTGTGGGCTCAGCGGATGAAGCTGAAGATTGAACTGGCCGGCCTGCGCTGGGATAAAGAAATAGATCCCCAGAAAGTTAAGGATCTGTTCGTTAAGAAAGGGGAAGTTAAGGCCGAGATGTTTCTGTCGAATCTGGAGTACTGGCGAGAGTTGAAAAAAATCCTCACTCCGGACCAGCTCGAGAAGCTGGAAGCTCTCAAAGGATCTGACCTGCCGCTATAGAGCTCGAGGGGATCATAAGCCGATGTCACATTACAGATCCGTGGGCCTCGATCACGGCTGAGGAACATCGGAAACAGGAGGTTGATGATGAGAAACGCGTTGTTGGTCTGTCTGGCCGTGCTGGTATTCGTGGCGACGCCGGTGTGGGCGGATGAAGACCGATCGTCGTCGCCCCGGCAGCCCGGCTCTGCGGAACACGGATATGAAGACATGGGACCTGGAATGTTGGGTCGCGGTCAGGAAGGAGATCGCGGTGTGGGCGGCCATGGTCGCGATTTGACGGGCCCCGACGAACAAGGGTGGCG from Deltaproteobacteria bacterium encodes the following:
- the chrA gene encoding chromate efflux transporter, with amino-acid sequence MKQVLPETLSEVAALFLKLGLTGFGGPAAHIAMMHDETVKRRKWLSDQEFLDLVGATNLIPGPNSTEMAIHIGFLRARWLGLIIGGLCFITPAMLIVLLLAWVYMRFGSTPQAEWLLYGIKPVVIAIIVQALWSLGKTAVKGLLTATIGVIVIVLNFVGINEIALLFAGGLTVMLVMNYRRLRRQGLVALIVPISGVGVLTRVAIPLNLPHLFLTFLKIGSVLYGSGYVLLAFLRADFVVRFGWLTDQQLIDAVAIGQVTPGPIFTTATFVGYVLGGIPGALLATLAIFLPSFVFVAVSNPLIPCMRKSPWVGSLVDGVNVASLGLMAALTWQLTRTSIVDPLTVTTGLLSALLLIRYQVSSTWLVLGGACVGLSRALF